The DNA sequence AACGACGCCCGACGGCAAAAAAGGCCGCCCCACGCCGAAGCGTAAGACCGCCGAGGCCGCACGGATCCGCCCGCTGGTTCCCAAGGACCGCAAGGAAGCCAAGCGCGCCGCCCGCGCCGCCCGCAACGCGCGTTTCGACGCCGAACAGCGCGCGTTGATCACCGGCGAGGAAAAGTACCTGCCCGCACGAGACAAGGGCCGCGCACGCCGTTTCGTGCGCGACTACGTGGATGCACGCCACTCCTTCTCCGAGTGGATCCTCGCCGTCATGATGGCGTCCATCATCCTCATCATGTTGCTGTCGATGCTCGGCAACAAGATCCCGCTGCAGTATCAGGCGTACATGCTCTACGGATCCTCGGCCCTCATGTACGGCTCGTTCATCATCACCGCGATCGAGGCCTTCTTCGTGTGGCGCAAGCTCAAGGGCGCCTTCGCCGAGGCTCACCCCCGTGAGGACATTCCTTCCGGCACGGGCTACTACGCCTTCTCCCGCATGATCATGCCGCGCCGCTGGCGCTCGCCGCGCCCGCAGGTTGCTCGCGGAGAATTCCCGAAGTAATCGCTGAGCACGTCGGCCCCATCCACATGGTGCGGGGCCGACGTGTTGTATCCACAGGGCTTGCGGCGGCGGCACACGTATCCACAGGTGCCGCCTTGTCGCTGGCCATCTCGTGATCGCCCGCGCGATCCTGTCTATGTCGGAGCATCGAGGCTCCGACACGGACAGGAGGATGCACCATGCACACAACGACCGCCCCGACCCCCACCCGCGATACCGCGTGCGACGAGGAGGCGTTACACCCCGAGGGAATGTACGGCCCCTCGCACTGGTTGGATGACAGTGGCGTGTCAACGCTTCTGGCTCCGTACCTGTGCGACGGCTGGGATCTGGGCGACTACGCGCGTTTCGCGGACCTGTCGGGCACGGACGCGCGTCGACTCGCTTCGCTGCTCCCGAAGGAAGCGCGCGACGACCGGCAAAACAACGCTCCACGCATCGTCGATCTACTGCGAGCCGCCTCCCGCGTCGAGGGTCTCACCCTCGAGGGATACGTCGTCCGCGCGCCTCGTCGCGACGAGCGGGTCAGCATCGACACGGTCCTCGTACCGGAGTCGGCGATCGTCGCACACACCGCCACCCCCATCGACGACGACCGCTATCCGAGCTACCAGCACTGGCTCACGCTTGCCTCGGTCCTCGGCCTGGGCGAGGACGCGATCCCTCCCGATGAGATGCGCGTCCTCATTCGGGACGGATCATCGACGCGGTGGTGGTGGGCATGGTGGGACTGATCATCTATCCTAGGAAGCATGATCCGTCGCGCGTACAACTGGGCTTTCACACACTTCATCTCGCATTCCAATCCGGAGGATGCACACCACTGGGGGCTGGGAGCGATTTCCATGGCCGGCCGATTCGCCCCGACGCGTGGGCTCATGCGAGCCACGCTGGGCTACCTCGATCCGACTCACTGCCCCACGCGGGTGGTCGGAGGCGTCGAGGTCCCCCTCATGCTGGGTCAGCGCCGCCTGCCTTCGCGCCTGGGCCTGGCAGCCGGAATGGACAAGGATGCGCAGGCAGTGCTCGGCATGAGCGCGCTCGGCTACGCCTTCGTCGAGATCGGCACCGTCACGCCACACCCGCAGCCGGGCAATGACGCGCCGCGACTGTGGCGCCTCATGGAGGAGCGAGGCCTGCGCAACCGCATGGGCTTCAACAACGCCGGAGCGGACGCGGCAGCCGACAAGCTGCGCGAGCTGCGCGCAACGCCCGCCGGTCGCCGCGCGATCGTTGGTGCCAACATCGGCAAGAACAAGGTGACCTCCGAACAGGACGCCCCCGCCGACTACGAGTACTGCGCCAAGGCGCTGGCCAAATGGGTCGACTTCGTCGTCGTCAACGTGTCTTCTCCTAACACGCCGGGCCTGCGCGACCTGCAGTCGGTCGATCACCTCCGCCCGATCCTGCAGGCCGCCCGCCGCGGATGCGAGGCCGGTGCGCCCGATCGAGCTATGCCCCTTTTCGTCAAGATCGCGCCCGACCTGGCCGACGAGGACATCGTCGCCATCGTCGAGCTGACGAAGGAACTCGGCCTGGCCGGTGTCGTCGCCACGAACACAACGATCAACCACGACCTGGGGGAAGGCGGCGTCTCCGGCGCTCCCCTGCTCCCTCGCGCGATTGAGGTGGTCTCACTCGTGGCTCATCACCTCAACGACGACCAGATCCTCATCGGCACCGGCGGCATTTCCTCCCCGCAGGATGCTCTGCGCATGATCGGCGCGGGTGCCGACCTCGTGGAGGCCTTCTCTGCCTTCATTTTCGAGGGCCCGTCCTGGCCTGGCGAGGTCTCCCGCGCGCTCCAGCACGCGTAGGGAGCGTCATGATTATTGAGCTCACGAGCGCGGAGCTGACTGCGGATTCGCGCTTGGACGACTACACGCGCCTCAAAGACGTCAAGCTTCGTTCCAAGATTGAACCGGAACGAGGCCTGTACATGGCCGAATCCGCGAACGTCATCGAACGAGCCATCCGCGCAGGTCACCGCCCACGCTCCTTCCTCATGTCGAGGCGTTGGCTCCCGACCTTGGACAAGCTCATCGAGGCAGCAACGGGCGCTCGCGACGGCGCGGACGTCCCAGTGTTCGTGGCCGACGAGCACGTCCTGGAGCAGATGACAGGCTTCCACCTGCATCGCGGTGCCCTCGCCGCCATGCAGCGGCCCGTCCTTCCCAGCCTCGATGGCCTGCTCGCCACCGCGCGCTCCGGTGAGCCTGCGCGCCGCGTCGTCGTCTTGGAAAACCTCGTCGACCATACGAACGTGGGGGCCGCGTTCCGCAGCGCGGCCGCGCTCGGCGTGGACGCCGTGCTGGTGACCCCTCAGTGTGCGGACCCGCTCTACCGGCGAGCGGTGCGCGTATCGATGGGAACGGTGTTTCAGGTGCCGTGGACCCGCCTGGATTCCTGGCCCGGCGACATCGCCACGCTTCAGGGGGCTGGCTTCACCGTCGCTTCGCTGGCACTGTCGGACGACTCAGTATCTCTCGACGAGTTTGCCTCGCTGCCGGCGCTCCAGGGGCCGGCAGCACGCCTGGCAATGGTGATGGGCACCGAAGGCGACGGACTGGGTTGGCGCACCATCGCAGCCTGTGATTACACGGTCAAGATCCCCATGGACCACGGGGTCGACTCGCTTAACGTCGCCGCCGCCTCCGCCGTCGTCTTCTGGGCGACCAGGGGCATTGGAGCTTCCTAGCCCAATAGGAACCGCAGGCTCGCGCCGCGACCGCCACGCTAACCCACAACGAGGCCGGAGCTGGTTTCCCAGCCCCGGCCTCGTCCTGTGTTCCGGCGGGTCAGCTCATGGATGCCACGATCTGGTCGATGACGTCCACGCACTCCTCCCAACCGGACACGCCACGGGTTGCGTAACCGGCGGCCTTGACGGGGTAGTCATTGCCTTCCGGATCCAGGCGATCGCCAATGAAGAGCATCTCGGAGGCGCAAATCCCGGTCTCCTCGACGAGCTTGCCCATTCCGAAGGCCTTGTCGATGCCGCGCGTCGTGATATCGACCGAGGTCGAGCCACCGCCGCGAACATCCAGCTCCGGCACGTCAGGCTGCACGGCGTCGCGCAGGGCGGCCTTCTTGGTGCCGTCAGGATCCCAGGCGCGCTTGGCGTCGAGCGGGGCTTCCTGCCCCAGGGCAGAGAAGGTGATCTGCGAGCCGCGGTCTTCGATGATGTTGCCCCACGGGTTGGACTCCCACAGGCCGAGCTCACGCGCGTGACGCTCAAGCGATGCGATCGCGCGGGCGGCGACCTCGGGATCCAGGTCGTGCGCGTAACGCTCGACCCACGCGCCGCCCTCGTAGCGGTAGTAGCGCGTGCCGCAGGTGGGCATCAGGTGCAGGCGAGAGAGTTCCTCGTCCGTGGCGTGCAGGTTGTCGAGCACCTGGGTGCGGAACTGGCCCATCTGGCCGCCGGAGATGATGCACACTTCCACGTGGTCCAACAGGGAACGCAGGGCCACGTCCATGCGTGCGGGCAGCGGCGACTTTGAAGGCGCCAGGGTGTCGTCGAGATCAAAGGCTACGAGCTTCACGTTCCCCCCTACCGCTTCGCGGCTGCAGTGGCATCGATAGCGCGCTGCGCGGCCTCGGTCTCCTCGTCGGAGGGCACCGACAGGACCTGCAGTAGGACGACGGAGGCGACAAGTCCACCCCAGACGAGCAGAATCGTCAGGATCATCAGAGCAATAGCGGGAGCGGTCACTGGGCATCTCCTTCGGTCGCAGCAATTGCGTCGGCGTCATCCGCGAGGATCCGGGTGACCGTCGCGTGGGTGTCCACCGTGCGGTGCTTCCACGGGATGAAGGTAAAGATCAGGGCGGCGATGACGGCGATTGCAACCGCGCCCCATCCGAAGAGCATCACGTAGCCGCCCGGGTAGTCTTCGTATCCATTCGTTACGAGATCGACGACTGACATGGCCATCATGATGAAGAGGACGAGCGGGATGACGATGCCGACGAGGGGCTCCCACACCTTGGGGACCTTCACGCTGGACACCGAGTTGAGGTGGGCACGCAAGGCACCCAGGCGGGGTCCAGCCACCGCGCACAGGACGGCGAACATGATCGCGGAGGAGACGACACCGATCGAATTGATGAAGTTGTCGACAATGTCCAGGTTGTTCAGGCCCGAGCGTGTACCGAAGAGCACCAGCGAGACGACGGTCGCGGGAACGCCGAAGACGAGGGCCGAGCGGGCGGGCGACCAGCCGAACTTGTCCTGCAGGCCACCGGAGACCACCTGGAGCAGGGACAGCAGCGAGGTGATGCCGGCCAGGACCAGCGAGGAGAAGAAGAGGACACCGAAAATGGGGCCGCCGGGCATCATCGAAATGATCTGCGGGAAGGTCACAAAGGACAGGATCGGACCAGTCAGCCCCTCAACCTCGGCGACGGCGACGCCCTGCTGGTGGGCCATGAAGCCGACGGCGCTGAACACACCGATGCCCGCGAGGATCTCGAAGGAGGAGTTCGCGAAGCCTGCAACGAGCGCCGTACCCGTCAGGTTCGACTTGGGCTTGAGGTAGGAGGCGTAGGTCAGCATGATGCCAAATCCCACGGACAGGGAGTAGAAGATCTGCGCGAAGGCCGCCAGCCACACCTTGGGGTCGGCCAGCGCCGCCCAGTTCGGCGTGAAGAAGGCGTTGAGGCCTTCGACGGCGCCGGGCAGGAAGAGGGCGCGAACGACGAGCGCGAGGAAGAGGATAACGAGGAGCGGCAGGAAGACCTTGTTCGCCGCCTCAACGCCCTTGGACAGGCCGCGGCCAATGACGAGCAGCACGAGGACCCACACGAGGGCGAGCGGAATCATGACGGCCCATGCAGGGGCCCACGAGAAGGTGTCGCCAGGAACCTTCTCAAGGAAGGACTCCAGGAAGAACGCCGTCGGATCGGCACCCCAGGCCTCGTTCACGGAGTAGATCGTGTACTGCACGCCCCACGCGAGGACAGCGCCGTAGTAGACCATGATGACGAAGCAGACGAAGGTCTGGAACCAGCCGATAAACTCGCCGCCACCGATGATCTTGCGCAGTGCCCACGGCGGTGAACCCCGGAACTTGTGTCCGACCGCGTAGTCGAGCCAGAGCATCGGGATGCCGACGAATACCAGGGCGACCAGGTACGGGATCAGGAAGGCGCCGCCGCCGTTGGAGTAGGAGACGCCGGGGAAACGCCAGATGTTGCCCAGGCCGATGGCCGAGCCAATGGCTGCCAGGAGGAAGCCAGTCTGGCCGCTCCACGAGTCGCGCGCACGAGGCGCGGGGCTGGATGCGGAGGATGACATGAAGTGAAGTCCTTGCATTCGTATGTTTTCGGGATAATTCTCAGCCAGACTATGGCCACTACATGACAATGTCAGCCACAGTCCACGATACAGAACGTGTTTTTGACCTCTTTTGCGTAGACTTTGCCGACAGAGACGCCGTGAGGAGCCCTCAACACCTGATTCTTGCCGGCAAACCCGAGTTAGGAAACAAGCCTCAACACGTGGAAAAGCGCCGCTATGCCGACGACAACAGGAAGGGAAGCAAAGGTGGTCACAAGGACGGTGCCCTGCGCGATACGCTCCCCCGCCTGAGCACGCGTGGCCGCGATATACGCGTTCTGCGCGGAAGGCAGTGCCGCCATGACGGTGACGGAAAGGAGGGCCGGACCGCGCAGCCCGAGCAACGACCCGACCCCGAACGCAATCGCAGGTTGCACCGCTAGCTTGCAGACCGCTGCCACTGCTACGGCAGGCACGCCCCTACCGCCGGAGGCGCGGCGGCGATCCACGAGAGCGGCACCGAATGACAGGAGGATCATCGGCGGCGCGGCCGCCCCCAGCATGGAGCTAGAGACATCGAGAAGCGTCGGCATCGACCACCCAGCTGCGGAGAACACAAACCCGCACGCAGCAGCAATCACCATCGGATTGCAGGCGATCACGCGAGCAACACCGGCAGCGCTAGGGCGCTGCCCCGATCCGGCCACATCGGCCAGCACGAAGAACATCGGCGTAAAGAAGCCGAGCTGGAACACGAGGATCGGCACAACGGCCGAGGCATCGCCCAGCACGTAGACGGCCATCGGGATACCCATGTAGGCACCGTTATTCAGCGACGAGGCCATGGCGCCCAGAGTCGCCTCTCCACGGCTCAGGCGCAGAAAAACACGTGCGACGAGAGCGAAGATCAGCGCAGTTCCCGCACCCGAGGCGGCGGCCACCCCGAGCGGCGCTCCGAAGACTCCGGAGGTCCCGGTCGAGACGATAGCGTGAAAGAGCATCGCTGGGCTGGCCACCCAGTACGTGACAGAGGCGAGGGAGCCTGCCGCCTCCGGGCCGAGTGCACCAGCGCGGCGAGCCACCCAGCCGATCGCGATGATCAGCGCGATCGACAGGACCGACCAGACGATCGATGCCATAGGGCCAGAAAACCCGTCAGCGCCAGCTCACCACGGCCTCGTCGACCCTGGTCAGGGCCGAGGCGATCGCCATGTGCATATCGAGGTACTGATACGAGCCGAGACGCCCGCCGAAGAGCACGTTCTTCTCCCCGGCCGCCATATCGCGGTAGGCACCGAGCGTGGCACGATCGGATGGCGATGCGATCGGATAGTAGGGCTCGTCGCCGGGGTGCGCGAAGCGGGAGTACTCGCGCTGAATAATCGTGTTGGTCGCACCCGATCGGTCACGCTCGGGGTGCAGATGCGCGAACTCGTGGATGCGCGTGAAGGGCACGTCGCGGTCGGAGTAGTTCATGACCGAGCATCCCTGATAGTCGGGAACGTCCACAACCTCGGTCTCGAAATCGAGGGTGCGCCAGCCGAGCTCGCCGGCCTCGTAGTCGAAGTACCGGTCAATCGCGCCCGTGTAGACGATGGGAACCTGGCCAAGCGTCGCGGCCTTCGAGAAGAGCGATTTCTCATCAAAGAAGTCCACGCCTGTGTGCACGCTAATGCGCGGGTGCTCGACCATGTTCGCGATCCACGCGCCGTAACCATTCAGGGGCAGGCCCTCGTAGCGGTCCTGGAAGTATCGGTTCTCGTATGTGAAGCGCACGGGCAGGCGCGTGATGATGGACGCGGCGAGCTCGCGTGGATCCGTCTGCCACTGCTTCGCCGTATACCCCGCGATGAACGCGTCGTAGAGCGGGCGCCCAATCAGGCTGATCGCCTTATCCTCGAGGTTACCGGGCTCACCCGTGATCTCGGCAGCCTGCTCGTCGATGAGTGCGCGGGCCTCTGCGGGTGAATAGGCGGCTGCGAAAAACTGGTTGATCGTGCCCAGGTTGATGGGCAGCGGGTAGACGACACCCCGGTAGTTGGCATAGACGCGGTGACGGTAGTCGTTGAACGCCGTGAAACGATTGACGTAGGACCACACGCGCTCGTTCGAGGTGTGGAAGAGGTGGGTGCCGTAGCGGTGCACTTCGACGCCGGTGTCCTCGTCGACCGAGGAGTAGGCGTTGCCTCCGATGTGGTCGCGTCGCTCAATGACGGTCACGTTCATGCCGAATCGCTCCGCAGCTTCGCGGGCGAACGTCAGGCCAAAAAAGCCCGATCCAACAACGAGCAGATCCACTCCACTCCCCTTTCACGTCAGTCAGATTAATCGTAGCGGCCCCCACCTGCGGGTGCGTCCCGTGTGATCAACGAGGCCGGCGCGTGGACTCGCTCAAGGCGAGCAGCCGCACTCGATCATCCTTGTTTCTATCAGCTGAGACATCGGGGAGGATCGGGCATGGTTCGCATCGCAGTCGTCGAGGACGAAGCCGCTTCGCGCCAGCTCCTGGCCGATTACCTTGGACGCTACAGCGAGGAGAAGGGTGTCTCTTTCGACCTCACCTACTTCGACGACGGCGGTGCCATTATCGGCGACTACAAGCCGGTGTACGACATCATTTTCATGGACATCCAGATGACGCACGTGGACGGGATGAGCGCAGCTCGTGCAATCCGCGAGGTGGACCGAGAGGTTGTTCTCGTCTTCATTACCTCGGCCGCGCAGTTCGCAATCCACGGCTACCAGGTGGGGGCGCTGTCCTACCTGATGAAGCCCCTGCCATGGTTCGCCTTCTCCCAGGAACTTGACCGATGTCTCAGGGCCGTTGCCAAGCGGCGCGGCACCTCGGTTCTGCTCCAGTCGGGCACCTCGACGCACCGCATCGACATCGCAGACATCGTCTACGGCGAGTCGATCAAGCACCGCCTCGACATCCACACGGTCTGCGACACCTACTCCATTACCTCTTCTCTCAAAGCCATGGAGACTCAGCTCGCCGGGCACAACTTCCTCCGCTCGAACTCCTGCTACCTCGTCAACCTCGCGCACGTGCGCGGCGTCGCCGACCAGGAGTGCCTCATGACCGGCGGGCACAGCCTGCGCATCTCCCTCCCCCCTAAGAAAGCGTTCATGAGCGCCCTGGCTGCCTACGCGGGCGGGATCCACTGACGTGTTCGATTCCCTGCCCGACATTCCTCGCCTGTTCACTGCCCTCGCCGAGTGGGGCGCGGCACTCGTCTACGTCTTCGTCGTCGCGCGCTAGGCATCCACCCATGCGCTCTGCCCGGATGCGGCCGCACCGCGCTGGCGTCTGGCTGCCGCCGCCTTCGGTGGCCTCGCCGTGCTCGCTACCGCACACGAACTGCTGGGCCGCGCTCCGCTGACCCTGTGGGTGCCGGGCATGATGGTGGCGTACGCCCTCGTGTGGGTCGTTATCCGCGTGGGAACCGCACTGGACTGGCGCTGGGTGACACACATGAGCGCACGCGCCTTCATCGTGGCCGAGCTTGCGGCCTCTCTCGCCTGGCAGGTCGTCGTCTACTCCCATGCCGACAAGCCCTTCTGGCATCCGGTGTCTTTCGGCGGCTACGCGGTCATCGCTTCAGCGTGTCTGGGCGTCGCATACGTTTTCGAACGGCGCGTCTTCTGCCAGGGAGCGCTGCCCATCCTGCGCCTGGCGGACCTCGCTTCCGGACTATTCATCGGTATCGCGATCTTCGCCCTATCGAATCTGAGCTTCCTCTCGACGGCCACGCCCTTTTCGGGCCGTGCCGGCCTGGAGGTTGTCTGCATTCGAACGCTCGTCGATCTGGCTGGCTACGCGATCCTCTTTACCCAGTTCGAACGCATCCAGCAAAGCGCCACCGAGCGCGAGTTAGCCTCGATCCAGGCGTCTTTGGACGCCCAGCACCACCAGTATCTGGCAGCCAAGGAGGACATGGAGCAGGTTGCCCGCGCCCACCACGATCTCAAGCACCGGGTCGAGGCCATCCGAGCGGAGCTCGATCCCGGGCGGACCGCCCGTTCCTTTGCGGAGCTCGA is a window from the Schaalia odontolytica genome containing:
- a CDS encoding DUF3043 domain-containing protein, which produces MNIEPVSTTPDGKKGRPTPKRKTAEAARIRPLVPKDRKEAKRAARAARNARFDAEQRALITGEEKYLPARDKGRARRFVRDYVDARHSFSEWILAVMMASIILIMLLSMLGNKIPLQYQAYMLYGSSALMYGSFIITAIEAFFVWRKLKGAFAEAHPREDIPSGTGYYAFSRMIMPRRWRSPRPQVARGEFPK
- a CDS encoding quinone-dependent dihydroorotate dehydrogenase; translation: MIRRAYNWAFTHFISHSNPEDAHHWGLGAISMAGRFAPTRGLMRATLGYLDPTHCPTRVVGGVEVPLMLGQRRLPSRLGLAAGMDKDAQAVLGMSALGYAFVEIGTVTPHPQPGNDAPRLWRLMEERGLRNRMGFNNAGADAAADKLRELRATPAGRRAIVGANIGKNKVTSEQDAPADYEYCAKALAKWVDFVVVNVSSPNTPGLRDLQSVDHLRPILQAARRGCEAGAPDRAMPLFVKIAPDLADEDIVAIVELTKELGLAGVVATNTTINHDLGEGGVSGAPLLPRAIEVVSLVAHHLNDDQILIGTGGISSPQDALRMIGAGADLVEAFSAFIFEGPSWPGEVSRALQHA
- a CDS encoding TrmH family RNA methyltransferase, giving the protein MIIELTSAELTADSRLDDYTRLKDVKLRSKIEPERGLYMAESANVIERAIRAGHRPRSFLMSRRWLPTLDKLIEAATGARDGADVPVFVADEHVLEQMTGFHLHRGALAAMQRPVLPSLDGLLATARSGEPARRVVVLENLVDHTNVGAAFRSAAALGVDAVLVTPQCADPLYRRAVRVSMGTVFQVPWTRLDSWPGDIATLQGAGFTVASLALSDDSVSLDEFASLPALQGPAARLAMVMGTEGDGLGWRTIAACDYTVKIPMDHGVDSLNVAAASAVVFWATRGIGAS
- a CDS encoding HAD-IIB family hydrolase — translated: MKLVAFDLDDTLAPSKSPLPARMDVALRSLLDHVEVCIISGGQMGQFRTQVLDNLHATDEELSRLHLMPTCGTRYYRYEGGAWVERYAHDLDPEVAARAIASLERHARELGLWESNPWGNIIEDRGSQITFSALGQEAPLDAKRAWDPDGTKKAALRDAVQPDVPELDVRGGGSTSVDITTRGIDKAFGMGKLVEETGICASEMLFIGDRLDPEGNDYPVKAAGYATRGVSGWEECVDVIDQIVASMS
- a CDS encoding methionine/alanine import family NSS transporter small subunit — encoded protein: MTAPAIALMILTILLVWGGLVASVVLLQVLSVPSDEETEAAQRAIDATAAAKR
- a CDS encoding sodium-dependent transporter gives rise to the protein MSSSASSPAPRARDSWSGQTGFLLAAIGSAIGLGNIWRFPGVSYSNGGGAFLIPYLVALVFVGIPMLWLDYAVGHKFRGSPPWALRKIIGGGEFIGWFQTFVCFVIMVYYGAVLAWGVQYTIYSVNEAWGADPTAFFLESFLEKVPGDTFSWAPAWAVMIPLALVWVLVLLVIGRGLSKGVEAANKVFLPLLVILFLALVVRALFLPGAVEGLNAFFTPNWAALADPKVWLAAFAQIFYSLSVGFGIMLTYASYLKPKSNLTGTALVAGFANSSFEILAGIGVFSAVGFMAHQQGVAVAEVEGLTGPILSFVTFPQIISMMPGGPIFGVLFFSSLVLAGITSLLSLLQVVSGGLQDKFGWSPARSALVFGVPATVVSLVLFGTRSGLNNLDIVDNFINSIGVVSSAIMFAVLCAVAGPRLGALRAHLNSVSSVKVPKVWEPLVGIVIPLVLFIMMAMSVVDLVTNGYEDYPGGYVMLFGWGAVAIAVIAALIFTFIPWKHRTVDTHATVTRILADDADAIAATEGDAQ
- a CDS encoding AEC family transporter, which translates into the protein MASIVWSVLSIALIIAIGWVARRAGALGPEAAGSLASVTYWVASPAMLFHAIVSTGTSGVFGAPLGVAAASGAGTALIFALVARVFLRLSRGEATLGAMASSLNNGAYMGIPMAVYVLGDASAVVPILVFQLGFFTPMFFVLADVAGSGQRPSAAGVARVIACNPMVIAAACGFVFSAAGWSMPTLLDVSSSMLGAAAPPMILLSFGAALVDRRRASGGRGVPAVAVAAVCKLAVQPAIAFGVGSLLGLRGPALLSVTVMAALPSAQNAYIAATRAQAGERIAQGTVLVTTFASLPVVVGIAALFHVLRLVS
- the glf gene encoding UDP-galactopyranose mutase, coding for MDLLVVGSGFFGLTFAREAAERFGMNVTVIERRDHIGGNAYSSVDEDTGVEVHRYGTHLFHTSNERVWSYVNRFTAFNDYRHRVYANYRGVVYPLPINLGTINQFFAAAYSPAEARALIDEQAAEITGEPGNLEDKAISLIGRPLYDAFIAGYTAKQWQTDPRELAASIITRLPVRFTYENRYFQDRYEGLPLNGYGAWIANMVEHPRISVHTGVDFFDEKSLFSKAATLGQVPIVYTGAIDRYFDYEAGELGWRTLDFETEVVDVPDYQGCSVMNYSDRDVPFTRIHEFAHLHPERDRSGATNTIIQREYSRFAHPGDEPYYPIASPSDRATLGAYRDMAAGEKNVLFGGRLGSYQYLDMHMAIASALTRVDEAVVSWR
- a CDS encoding LytR/AlgR family response regulator transcription factor, whose amino-acid sequence is MVRIAVVEDEAASRQLLADYLGRYSEEKGVSFDLTYFDDGGAIIGDYKPVYDIIFMDIQMTHVDGMSAARAIREVDREVVLVFITSAAQFAIHGYQVGALSYLMKPLPWFAFSQELDRCLRAVAKRRGTSVLLQSGTSTHRIDIADIVYGESIKHRLDIHTVCDTYSITSSLKAMETQLAGHNFLRSNSCYLVNLAHVRGVADQECLMTGGHSLRISLPPKKAFMSALAAYAGGIH